The following coding sequences are from one Syntrophomonadaceae bacterium window:
- a CDS encoding molybdopterin-dependent oxidoreductase has protein sequence MPLKQMQFAAVLYALEKLLRLTAKRHAGFAGRLKEKNMVAQIKLRDNSQGRYFVFQDGRVSSKAGLHPGPDIGMSFDTAAVAARLMQPNRNMLDFISAAKSFQMEMAGPDELTIWFSETLSMMLTAGMVYGLELEKGVKRYTSNTNGGPVFVYVQDGKIIRITPIEFDEKDAQPWTIKARGRSFSPPRKTTVSSHTLAWRSMVYSPDRLLYPMKRVDFDPNGERNCQNRGISAYERISWDEALDIVAKEIKRVKRDYGPGAIMNGSGSHHTWGSLGYWLSARMRFFNTIGWTPVVHNPDSWEGWFWGAVHHWGQSARNGGGETYGTVEDCLQNCEMIVFWSSDPEATSGVYGAHEGTVRRQWLKELGIKFVHIDPYYNHTATLLGGKWLAPKPGTDSAMVLAIAYTWITEDLYDKEYVAERTVGFEKWRDYILGEEDGIPKTPEWQESETGVPAKDVRALAREWGKKKTYLAAGGIIGFGGACRTATGTDWARGMVCLMAMQGLGKPGINMGCLQQGTPVDTRFYFPGYAEGGFSGDIVGTAAAINMYQRMPQILSMNTVSQAVPRLKIPEAIMEGKCDGYPTDSKTIEGQFMKFAYPAPGHSRVKIYYKYGGSHIGTMVDTNRYVKMYRTEELEFVVNQSIWFEGEAKFADIILPACTNFERWDISEFANCGGYIQHAFTQCNHRVVVMQHKCIEPLGESKSDFQIFLELAKRLGVAIPFSEGATELDWCKRYFDATDLPRFISWKQFLKKGYFVVPAPAEGRRDPVSYRWFAEGRPKDTPELTPLPGDYNEGMRRGLQTQSGKLEFESSSLKRFDPDDPERPPILKYNPAWEGPHTAELYAKYPLQLISPHPRFTFHTQSDGKGSTINDIKDHRVLIGAYYFWIVRINPLDAAQRGIKEKDLVEVFNDRGAVICAAQLTERVRPGTIHSYESSAIYDPVGKPGESADRGGCINLLTPSRMAIKKSHAMAANSCLVEMRKWSE, from the coding sequence ATGCCCCTTAAGCAAATGCAATTCGCTGCAGTCCTTTACGCTTTGGAAAAACTGCTGCGGCTGACAGCTAAGCGGCATGCCGGTTTCGCCGGCCGGCTGAAAGAAAAAAACATGGTGGCTCAGATCAAGCTGCGGGACAATTCCCAGGGCAGGTACTTTGTTTTTCAGGACGGTCGCGTCAGCTCAAAAGCCGGATTGCATCCCGGGCCGGATATTGGCATGTCCTTTGATACTGCTGCTGTAGCTGCCAGGCTGATGCAGCCCAATCGCAATATGCTGGACTTTATCAGTGCCGCCAAGAGTTTTCAGATGGAAATGGCAGGGCCTGATGAACTGACGATCTGGTTTTCGGAAACCTTAAGTATGATGTTGACGGCCGGGATGGTCTACGGGCTTGAGCTAGAAAAAGGTGTTAAAAGGTATACCAGCAATACGAATGGCGGGCCTGTCTTTGTTTATGTGCAAGATGGGAAAATCATCCGCATCACCCCCATCGAGTTTGACGAAAAAGATGCTCAGCCATGGACCATCAAAGCCCGGGGCAGAAGTTTTTCTCCGCCGCGAAAAACAACCGTCAGCTCCCATACTTTAGCTTGGAGGTCTATGGTCTATTCGCCGGACCGGTTGCTTTATCCCATGAAGCGGGTGGATTTTGATCCCAACGGGGAAAGAAACTGTCAAAACCGCGGGATATCGGCCTATGAACGGATTAGCTGGGATGAAGCCCTCGACATTGTTGCCAAAGAAATAAAGCGGGTCAAAAGAGATTATGGCCCCGGAGCCATTATGAACGGCAGCGGGTCACACCATACCTGGGGATCCTTGGGCTATTGGCTGAGCGCCAGGATGAGGTTTTTTAACACTATCGGCTGGACACCGGTCGTACATAACCCTGACAGCTGGGAGGGGTGGTTTTGGGGAGCAGTCCATCACTGGGGACAAAGCGCCCGTAACGGTGGCGGAGAGACTTACGGAACAGTAGAAGACTGCCTGCAAAACTGTGAAATGATCGTATTTTGGTCCAGCGACCCGGAAGCAACCAGCGGCGTTTATGGTGCCCATGAAGGGACTGTACGCCGCCAGTGGCTTAAGGAGTTGGGTATCAAATTCGTGCATATCGACCCCTACTATAACCATACCGCAACTTTACTGGGCGGCAAGTGGCTGGCACCGAAACCGGGAACCGACAGTGCAATGGTTTTGGCCATCGCCTATACCTGGATCACGGAAGACCTGTACGACAAGGAATATGTAGCAGAGCGCACCGTGGGGTTTGAAAAGTGGCGGGATTATATATTAGGCGAAGAGGATGGCATTCCGAAAACCCCGGAATGGCAGGAAAGTGAAACCGGAGTGCCGGCCAAGGATGTAAGGGCCTTGGCGCGGGAGTGGGGGAAAAAAAAGACCTACCTGGCAGCCGGTGGCATCATCGGTTTTGGTGGCGCTTGCCGAACTGCCACAGGAACCGACTGGGCCAGAGGCATGGTCTGCCTGATGGCGATGCAAGGACTGGGGAAGCCGGGGATTAACATGGGCTGCCTGCAGCAGGGAACACCGGTGGACACCCGGTTTTACTTTCCTGGTTACGCCGAAGGCGGCTTTTCGGGAGACATTGTGGGTACTGCCGCAGCCATCAACATGTACCAGCGGATGCCGCAAATACTGAGCATGAACACGGTATCTCAAGCTGTGCCCCGGCTAAAAATCCCGGAGGCCATCATGGAAGGCAAATGCGATGGTTACCCGACAGACTCCAAAACCATTGAAGGCCAGTTTATGAAGTTTGCCTACCCCGCACCCGGGCATTCCAGAGTCAAAATATATTATAAATACGGCGGTTCCCATATTGGCACCATGGTTGACACCAACCGTTATGTAAAAATGTACCGGACTGAAGAACTGGAGTTTGTGGTTAACCAGTCGATCTGGTTCGAAGGGGAAGCCAAATTTGCCGATATTATTTTGCCGGCTTGCACCAACTTCGAGCGTTGGGATATCAGCGAGTTTGCCAATTGCGGCGGTTATATCCAGCATGCTTTTACCCAGTGCAATCACCGGGTGGTCGTAATGCAGCATAAATGCATCGAACCCTTAGGCGAATCAAAGTCAGATTTTCAAATCTTCCTTGAGCTAGCCAAACGGTTGGGGGTGGCTATTCCCTTCTCTGAGGGTGCCACAGAGCTGGACTGGTGCAAGAGGTATTTTGATGCCACTGATTTGCCCCGCTTTATCTCCTGGAAGCAGTTTCTCAAGAAGGGCTATTTTGTGGTGCCCGCACCAGCAGAGGGGCGCCGTGACCCTGTCTCCTACCGCTGGTTTGCCGAGGGCCGTCCTAAGGATACGCCGGAGTTAACTCCGCTGCCAGGCGACTACAATGAAGGAATGCGCCGGGGCCTGCAGACCCAATCCGGCAAGCTGGAATTTGAATCTTCCAGCCTGAAACGATTTGATCCAGATGACCCGGAGCGGCCGCCGATTCTAAAGTACAACCCAGCTTGGGAAGGTCCCCATACTGCCGAGCTGTATGCCAAGTATCCGCTGCAGCTCATATCCCCCCATCCGCGCTTTACATTCCACACCCAGAGCGACGGGAAGGGCAGCACTATTAATGACATCAAGGATCACAGGGTGCTGATCGGCGCTTATTACTTCTGGATCGTGCGCATAAACCCCTTGGACGCGGCTCAGCGGGGGATCAAGGAAAAGGATCTGGTCGAAGTGTTTAATGACCGGGGTGCGGTAATTTGCGCCGCTCAGTTAACAGAGCGGGTGCGGCCAGGCACAATTCATTCCTACGAATCTTCCGCCATCTATGATCCAGTGGGAAAACCAGGAGAGTCTGCCGACCGGGGCGGGTGTATCAACCTGCTCACACCCAGCCGGATGGCAATCAAAAAGTCCCACGCCATGGCGGCAAACTCATGCCTGGTTGAGATGCGAAAATGGAGCGAGTGA
- a CDS encoding sigma 54-interacting transcriptional regulator, with protein MAGELRELSIDRDLDERLRQMAGDKGMSLREFVWLLLQEYEHGQTSLKEVVAEFERLKEREIHALAIGDAIYDGIYVIDKKGAIVAVNKVYMEMTGIEQRELIGKPVQVLLEKRIFEKETSMQALSACKKTSAMCTIVRSNKKVLATSNPLFNSRGELVEVLTVIRDITELVRFKEELERSEEENQKYLDEIKYLRQQELDKLSLIGKSPSIMLVKGLIVQVAKVDASILITGETGVGKEVVAREIVRNSHRRNGPYIKVNCAAIPETLLESELFGYEKGAFTGAQSKCKPGFFEMANCGTILLDEIAEMPLKLQSKLLRVIQEKELVRLGDTRTIKLDVRIIATTNKDLEQSIKAGTFREDLYYRLNVVPIKIPPLRQRIADIPILADHFLKKFNNHYMKNKVLDYSAFEMLESYDWPGNIRELENVIERLIVIVPEEKITNVHVLNMLPADFDPALYEGDNTSLQEAVKLLERKIIQKALQKYKSTHKAAKALGVSQPTVFRKAKTLGIYDRDHLYD; from the coding sequence GTGGCAGGTGAGTTGCGGGAGCTAAGTATTGATCGGGATTTGGATGAAAGACTGAGGCAAATGGCCGGGGACAAGGGTATGAGCTTGAGGGAATTTGTTTGGCTCTTGCTGCAGGAATATGAACATGGGCAAACCTCTTTAAAAGAAGTAGTGGCGGAATTTGAACGATTGAAAGAGAGAGAAATCCACGCCCTGGCAATCGGAGATGCAATTTACGACGGGATCTATGTGATCGACAAAAAGGGTGCCATTGTTGCCGTAAACAAGGTTTATATGGAAATGACCGGGATCGAGCAAAGAGAATTGATTGGTAAGCCGGTGCAGGTTTTGCTGGAAAAAAGGATCTTTGAAAAAGAGACCAGTATGCAAGCATTGAGTGCATGCAAAAAAACCTCAGCCATGTGCACAATTGTCAGGAGCAATAAAAAAGTTTTGGCTACAAGCAACCCGCTGTTTAACAGCAGGGGTGAGCTGGTGGAAGTGCTCACTGTCATCAGAGATATTACAGAATTGGTGCGATTTAAGGAAGAATTAGAGCGTTCGGAAGAAGAAAACCAGAAATACCTGGATGAAATCAAATATTTGCGGCAGCAAGAATTGGACAAGTTGTCGCTGATTGGCAAAAGCCCAAGCATTATGCTGGTCAAGGGCTTGATTGTCCAAGTGGCAAAGGTGGATGCCTCGATTTTAATCACCGGTGAGACCGGAGTGGGCAAAGAAGTTGTGGCCAGGGAAATTGTGAGAAACAGCCATAGACGAAACGGACCTTATATTAAGGTAAACTGCGCGGCAATTCCAGAGACCCTGTTGGAATCTGAACTGTTTGGCTATGAAAAAGGTGCCTTTACAGGTGCGCAAAGCAAATGCAAGCCAGGTTTTTTTGAAATGGCCAATTGCGGAACCATTCTTCTGGATGAAATTGCCGAAATGCCTTTGAAGCTGCAGTCAAAACTATTAAGGGTGATCCAGGAAAAAGAACTGGTGCGCTTAGGGGATACGCGCACGATCAAATTAGATGTCAGGATTATAGCCACTACCAATAAAGACTTGGAACAATCAATAAAAGCAGGAACATTCCGGGAAGACCTTTACTACAGATTAAACGTAGTGCCGATCAAGATTCCACCTTTACGGCAGAGGATTGCAGATATCCCGATACTGGCGGATCATTTTTTGAAGAAGTTCAATAATCACTACATGAAAAACAAAGTGCTGGATTATTCTGCCTTCGAAATGCTGGAAAGTTACGACTGGCCGGGGAATATCCGCGAATTGGAAAATGTTATTGAACGCCTGATCGTTATCGTGCCTGAAGAAAAAATCACCAATGTCCATGTGCTGAACATGCTGCCAGCAGATTTTGACCCGGCTTTATATGAAGGGGATAATACATCGCTGCAAGAGGCGGTAAAATTATTAGAGAGAAAAATTATTCAAAAAGCCCTGCAAAAATACAAGAGTACCCATAAAGCCGCTAAAGCCCTCGGAGTAAGCCAGCCGACTGTATTCAGGAAAGCCAAGACATTAGGGATCTATGACAGAGATCATTTATACGATTAA
- a CDS encoding glutaconate CoA-transferase: MTYNSIELMICLAARNLEDESIVVVGTGAPCAAAMLAQKTTAPNLLVLFEAGGMGPLLPSMPISVGDSRTFHKALAAGSMPEIMETCQRGMVDYTFLGGAQIDMYGNLNSTMIGTDHSRPKVRLPGSGGANDLASLCWRTMVMTVQNPKRFVAKCDFITTPGYLTGPGAREAAGLPPGTGPYKVITDLCVIGYDRKTCRMQVESIHPGVTREQILANTGFELLWIHDLTVTDPPTEEELNILREEVDPYRYIISRAE, from the coding sequence ATGACCTATAACAGCATCGAGCTGATGATCTGCCTGGCAGCAAGGAACCTGGAGGACGAAAGCATCGTGGTGGTGGGCACCGGGGCGCCGTGTGCCGCTGCCATGCTGGCCCAGAAAACCACCGCCCCCAACCTCTTAGTCTTGTTTGAAGCCGGCGGGATGGGTCCGTTATTGCCCTCCATGCCTATTTCAGTAGGAGATTCCCGCACCTTCCACAAAGCCTTGGCTGCCGGCAGCATGCCAGAGATCATGGAGACCTGCCAGCGGGGAATGGTCGACTATACCTTCCTCGGCGGGGCCCAGATCGACATGTACGGCAACTTAAACTCCACCATGATTGGGACAGACCACAGCCGGCCGAAGGTGCGCCTGCCTGGTAGCGGCGGGGCTAACGACCTGGCCTCTTTATGCTGGCGCACCATGGTGATGACGGTGCAAAATCCCAAGCGGTTTGTGGCCAAATGCGACTTTATCACTACTCCCGGATACCTCACCGGGCCGGGGGCGCGGGAGGCCGCAGGCCTGCCGCCGGGGACCGGCCCTTATAAGGTTATCACAGACCTGTGTGTGATCGGCTATGATCGAAAGACCTGCCGGATGCAGGTCGAGAGCATCCATCCTGGCGTAACCAGGGAGCAGATCCTGGCCAACACAGGCTTCGAGTTGTTATGGATCCATGACCTTACTGTTACTGACCCTCCCACGGAGGAGGAGCTCAATATCTTGCGGGAAGAAGTGGACCCCTACAGGTACATTATCAGCCGGGCGGAGTAA
- a CDS encoding CoA transferase subunit A → MDIEAAGKNQLFMDPDADKAREFFRHKTRQMRDKVTTVQKAVEALIKDGDYIAVGGFGTNRIPAAVLHEIVRQRKKNLGLSGHTATHDMQILAAGQCVDRCDVAYVVGLEARGLSKVARQAYETGQIKAVEWSNAALAWRYKAAAMGVPFLPARVMLGTDTARYSAMKEITCPYTGIKLAALPALYPDVGLIHVHRADVYGNCQIDGIIVSDQDMARAAKKLIITAERLIPHEEIRRQPDRTVIPFYCVDAVIQVPYGSYPGNMPYEYFSDEEHIREWLEAEKTQKTHQEFMDKYIYHTTDFNQYLELSGGLKKMPGLRQLELLNSSKTSEGEAK, encoded by the coding sequence ATGGACATAGAAGCTGCGGGCAAAAACCAGTTATTTATGGACCCCGATGCGGACAAGGCCCGCGAGTTTTTCCGGCACAAGACCAGGCAGATGAGAGATAAGGTAACCACAGTACAAAAAGCAGTGGAGGCGCTGATTAAAGACGGCGACTATATAGCCGTGGGCGGGTTTGGGACCAACCGCATACCCGCCGCCGTGTTGCACGAGATAGTGCGCCAGCGAAAGAAAAACCTGGGCTTATCCGGCCATACCGCCACCCACGACATGCAGATTTTAGCCGCTGGCCAATGCGTAGACCGGTGCGACGTGGCCTACGTGGTGGGTCTGGAAGCCCGCGGCCTCTCCAAGGTTGCTCGCCAGGCCTATGAAACCGGGCAGATCAAGGCTGTGGAATGGAGCAATGCCGCCCTGGCCTGGCGGTACAAGGCAGCAGCAATGGGCGTCCCCTTTTTGCCGGCCCGCGTCATGCTGGGAACAGACACCGCCAGGTACAGCGCCATGAAAGAGATCACCTGCCCCTACACCGGTATCAAGCTGGCAGCCTTGCCCGCTTTATACCCGGATGTAGGCCTCATCCATGTGCACCGGGCCGACGTGTACGGTAACTGCCAGATCGACGGCATCATCGTCTCCGACCAGGACATGGCCAGAGCCGCCAAAAAACTCATCATTACTGCCGAGCGCCTGATACCACATGAGGAGATCCGGCGGCAGCCAGACCGGACGGTTATCCCCTTCTACTGCGTCGATGCCGTCATCCAGGTGCCCTACGGCTCCTACCCCGGCAACATGCCCTACGAATACTTTTCCGATGAAGAGCATATAAGAGAGTGGCTGGAGGCAGAGAAAACCCAAAAAACCCATCAAGAGTTTATGGACAAATACATCTATCACACAACAGACTTTAACCAATACCTGGAGCTGTCCGGCGGCCTTAAAAAGATGCCCGGGCTAAGACAGCTGGAACTTTTAAACAGCAGCAAGACCAGCGAGGGGGAAGCAAAATGA